A segment of the Saccopteryx leptura isolate mSacLep1 chromosome 11, mSacLep1_pri_phased_curated, whole genome shotgun sequence genome:
tgaatgcttctctctcactcgctCTCTCTTTTACacgctctctcttcccccttcctctctttgtctttctaaaaccaatcagtaacttttaaaaattaaagaataaaaaatagcacGTGACCCAGAAAGATGATTTTGCCCAGAACCAGAGGACCAAGGGCGTTAGCCTTCTGGTGATCCAGGCGGAGCCAGGAGAAGCGAGATTGCTCTGTGGACAGGAACCTGCAGCTGGAAGCCTGGGTGCGCTTGGTGGCTGTCCCGAGATGCTTCCTCCTTGAGCAAGTGGTTCTTGTAGGGACCCGGGTGTCCTTTCCCGGCGGGAGAGAGGTGCTGTGGGCTGCAGTTTAAACGGTGTCATCCTCACTCCTACCGTCTCTCAAACGGTGACAGCAGGAAAGGGAGCAGGGTGCCTTCCGCCCAGCCAGTTTGCCGACACAGGCTTTAGTTCACCTTAAAAACAAGGtggaactgcctgacctgtggtggcgcagtggataaagcatcgacctggaaatgctgaggtcgccggttcgaaacctgggcttgcctggtcaaggcacatatgggagttgatgcttcctgctcctcccccctcctctctctctctctctctctctcctttctctctcttctctctctctctctctctctctctcttcctctcctctctaaaatgaataaattaaaaacaaaaaaaacaacaaggtggatctgccctggccggatagctcaattggttcgttagagcatcaaccccatatgccaaggtagcgggttcgatcccctgtcagggcacatacaggaatcagccaatgcataaataagtggacaacaaattgatgtttctctctagtgcgctctctctttctccaaataaataaataaattaaacacacacacacaccacacacacacacacacacacacacacacacggtagaTCTGGGCACAGAGGCCGCTCCACGGCAGGCAGCCCAGAGCTGGGGTTCACTGCACAAAGTGGGATTCGAACCCCCTGCTGGAGCATGACAGGCGGCTCTGCCTCCAGCATCCCAACATACCCCCACCTCCAACTTCATCCTGTTGGGGGCAAAGCCTGTCACCCCACAGGGAAATGCAGCATTGAGTAAAACTATCTTTGGGAGAGGTGCCAAGTTCCTCAGTTCCGAGTGCTACAGCGGCTCTCCTGCGCTCAGCTCTTGTGGGgagagacaggggtggggggtcacTAGAAGGCCAGGGTCGGTGGTGGGAGGTAGCCAAGGCACAGAAGGACAGAACAACCTTCCTTCTTCCTAGTTTGAGACTGGAGTCCTCCTCCCCTGTAGCGCTAGGGACAGAAGCAGTGGAGGTGGCTGGTGGCTCTCAGCCAGTCCTGACACTCCCATTAactagagagaaaataaagtctcctcccacctctcctgCTAGTAGCTTCTctcagcaaaagaaataaaatggcccacttatttttattgttcacAGATTTCCTGGGAAATGAGCTATTAGTTTCCCCTTCTGTAAAGATAACAGGCTCATCCCCCTTGCCAGTGACACAGCCCCAGGGCTAGCAGGGTGCTAAGAGGGTGCTGGACCTGCTCGGCAAACTGCCTAGCCCAAGAGGGGGCGCCCAGCCTGTGAGGAGGAGGCAGACTTTGACCACCCTTCCGGGCTTCccgtggggatggggatggggtggaAGCATCCACGTCTCAGAGAGGGAAGCACAAGTTCAAGAGGGGACAGAGGGGTCCAAAATCCCTCCAGCGGCTTCGAGGTTTCAAAAGGGGTAACGATGCACCGGCATCCGGCATCTGTGGGAACGGAGTGGAGAGTCAGCAGGGACAACAGGCTGGCAAATTTGAGCATGCGTATGAGTAAGAGGGTCGGTTTACTAAAcagcttcttcctcctctttctcctcttcctccttctcttcctcctcctcttcctccttctctctctcctcctcttcctccttctcttcttcctcctcttcctccttctctctctcctcctcttcctcctcctcttcctcctctttctccttctcttcctccttttcttccaccttctcttcctctttcttcttctcttcctccttttcttcttccttctcttcctccttctcttcctccttccctgcctcctccccttcctcctccttttcctccttgtcTCTGGACACTGAGGCCACAGCCTCGGGCTCCCTCTCCCCTACAAGCCCCGCTGGTGGCTCCTCGGCTAGGAGGTCCCGCGCCAGCTGCTCCAGGTGGCCCGGGCCGATCCTCTGCAGGCGTGCCTCGTGCTCCTGCCTCAGCAGCCGCAGCACTGCCTTGGCGTCCTGGGGCCCAAAGTGTTTGGCGAGAACCCGGTCCAGCTGGTGCCACAGGGGCTGGGGCCGGAGGGCCTCCTTGGGCGCGGCCTTGTCCAGGGGCTGCATGATGACGTGGATGGAGGCATCGGGCCCGATGCAGTAGTCGGAGAGACGCTTGTCGTCAGCCAGAAGCTGGCCACGGAAGAGCAGGTGCTGCTGCCCCGCGGGCACCTGCAGCCGCTCCGATACCAGCTGCTTGAGTGTGGCCACGCTGTCCTGCCCGGACACCTTCACGCTGCATCTCCGGCCCAGGAGCAGCTTGACCGTGAGGAACATCTGCCGGAGAGCGGGATCAGGAGGGACCCATGCTCTGTAGGCCACCCTGGGGGCTCAGGGGCCTGCAGGAGAGGGTGGCTTCTCCCTTTCAATGGAGGGCGGTGGTCCCAGAAGGCCAAAGGCCAAGCCCAGGAGCGTAGCCATTGGCTAGGGCACAGTGATGTCACAATGCCACAGGAGGGCTCTGAACTTCAGGGATTGTTAGAGGGGCATTTTAGGCACAGAGCATCCTTCCTCAgtgagagggggaaaggaagggagaaggaggaaaaagggGGTTCTGGAAAGGAGGCAGAGGATGGTGAGGAAGGAGGCAGGATCCGGTATGGGAGGGCCCGGAGGATGAGTGGGAGAAGGGAGCACGGCCACACTGATTCATTCATTCTGCACATGCGTACTGGGTGCCCGCTCCACCGGGGCCACCCCCGAGGGGAGAGCGTACCACAGCCCGTGCTTTCTGTCCTAGAGCTCACTGTCCAGGGAGCCAGCTGCCTAGCGCACACTTTACACGCTCTTCCGGACTGGGTTTCCCAGAAGCAGACAGAGACGAAACCCAGGACACGGATTTAGTTGGGAGGTGACCGCAGGAAGCACCCGCAGGGGGTGTGGAGGCCTCGAAGGTGTTGATGGCCAGGCTGACTTTGTGGGCACTGTGGGCGCTGCAGGGAGGCAGGGCAGTGGGCTCCTGCCTTTGGTTAGTGGGGGACTAACCTGTGTCTCCTCGGCACCTGTGGTCGGCAGGTGGGCAGAACACACTCCTGTGGCCAGGGGAAACCTGCGGGCAGGGGTTTGCAGAGGACGGCAGCAAGAGGCCATCACATTTTACAGAACATGGGCACCGAGGGAACAGGGCTTGGGCCACCGACAACGCCTGCTTTGGGCACATTGCCCCATTTGGTCCTTACCCCCTCCGAGGCAGATACCATCATCTCCATTTGCCAGACAACGAGGCTCAGCTTAATCACTGGGCAAGCAGGCGACACAGCTCGGGTCTTCCACGCTCCGGTGTGCTGCCTCCCGGAACACCTGCTCAGTGTCCTCGgggccccagggccccaggggtCCAAGGCGAATGAGGACAGGGACACTGCTGGGGACTCCACTGTGTCAGCACCTTCTGTTGCATCAGCAGTTTTCGGTTCAACCTGTTGGCGGTCTCCCAGGCCAAGTCCTTTAGAGAGTCGGACACAGGGAAGCTCGTGAGGAAGGTTTTAGAAGTGAGTGAGCACCAGGAGGCCACGCGGACGTCCTGCAGCCGGCGGGGCGATTTCCCAGGGGTGCCCGCACCTCGCCCCGGCTGTCCGTGTTCCAGCACCGCCTCTCTgccatccctcttccctcccctctccttttccctccagCCTGAACTACACTCGAATGAAACTGTCTGTCGCCAACATCCTTGGACCTTCCAGACTTCGCCCGTCCACAGCACCCAGCCCTGACGTCCCCCACTGCCACCAGAGCtgctccagcctcccctcccctcttctggcCTCgcagcctggggcaggggaagaaaACACCCGCAGACACCGCAAACTCAGCTGCCCGCCCCCTCGCCTGCCACCGTGGTCTCCCTCTTGGCGGGTGACCCAACCCCAGACCAGAGAAACTAAGCTCTAGAATCAGGAGCTCCCTGACACCGGCCCTTTCTCTCACCTCCCCGTGTGCTGCCCAGTCCAGCTGcccgcccctcccctgctcctctctcccctgcCAAACAAGCCCTCTTCtcacttccctccttcctccaaaCGTCTCCAAAATCCAAAGCCCACAGACTGCTCCCTGTGGCTCGGAACTCCTAGCTCTTCTCCTCCATCCAGTCCCATCCCCGTGGGTCCATTCCTGCCACCGCCAAAGGGGCTTTCCTAAGTCAGTGTGAGGTTGAGTCACTCCTGAGTTAACACAATGTACTTTAACCCTCCTTGCTTTGGCAGCCAGAAGCGGCTCCTCAGGCTGGCCTCCAAGGGCATCCTGGCCAGGCCCTGCTTCCCCCCGCCTTCACGCCAGCCACACCCGCATGCCATTTCCTCTACTTACTTGTCCCGTTTGAACTCTCCGAACTCATTTCGTGAAGCACGGGTTAAAAACTGCTTCCTCCAGGAGGCCTTCCTAGCTTTTCCCAGGCCCAGACATAGATAATCCCACCCCTCTCTGTACAGCCATAGGTCCCCTTGAACACCCCTGTGTGG
Coding sequences within it:
- the UBL4B gene encoding ubiquitin-like protein 4B, whose protein sequence is MFLTVKLLLGRRCSVKVSGQDSVATLKQLVSERLQVPAGQQHLLFRGQLLADDKRLSDYCIGPDASIHVIMQPLDKAAPKEALRPQPLWHQLDRVLAKHFGPQDAKAVLRLLRQEHEARLQRIGPGHLEQLARDLLAEEPPAGLVGEREPEAVASVSRDKEEKEEEGEEAAGAPLTRLAQAIHPEGPTRRVQGRKEGCRAKPSNLKGCRAKPSNLKGCRNFGALD